A single Aminobacterium mobile DSM 12262 DNA region contains:
- a CDS encoding TolC family protein, protein MFLLRIACLAWALLSIATSTLYGSQSLSLPSLAELENMVEQGPEVLSSMAALARDEHIEHLVRQRSGPKFFAGISYGYSDEPESETAEERISYNKVTARAGVSFPILGTWTKEKIEILQSELRTLEGRILAERTREMNLISLRKAYMVLWGEGQKRRLLSDFLKSREATEALLSKRVREGFLLEADRLEFLSVYDVALRDVAASSRMETQALQVIRLATGQSWQVTEEVPFPTLPGWDYKKRRPLGVAHLTNVRYNNRVLDIYGRILEITKKIDRDGTVEFGATAGRDFPGTSGAGVSIRLTVEEPFASLRAKKDEARLAAQADLERHRAEELKERLRLEGELEDALSLLEYGSRSVQAGIAKVQASTEAVRVHHLRYDRIGGDAFEKLEESRYAHLRAALELVDAQILVLQAASELVRFFPEGEVQRGCPLSMLGLDKPLASLPKSPVAMISSPEQDVQTSTILTPSRKNTSVYVWNAAPFLKSETRHRELKKLQQAGFCRILLSFDGQEIRSFSTNNSRLSLMAFLEQATYMGIQVDLLLGDPTWILPEHRMELVQLIRFFAPFPFKGVHVDLEPDSLPGAASKRSELALELLQTLKVVRDNTDLPLSLSVHPRYLEGELGEIMGRGLVALSMEDVAVMFYSTNVDMVTDRFGALLKKYPDLPLLLAQSVESILSPRESYATLGRDILWSRIAYYNGVFQEENYRGVVVQAWKDYEEMVR, encoded by the coding sequence ATGTTTTTGCTCAGAATAGCCTGTTTGGCGTGGGCTCTTTTATCGATAGCGACTTCTACTTTATATGGAAGCCAAAGTCTTTCCCTCCCTTCTCTGGCAGAGTTGGAAAACATGGTCGAACAAGGGCCAGAAGTTCTGTCTTCTATGGCGGCTTTGGCGCGGGATGAACATATAGAACACCTTGTACGTCAGAGAAGTGGCCCTAAGTTTTTTGCTGGAATATCTTATGGTTATAGCGATGAACCAGAGTCTGAAACCGCCGAAGAACGAATTTCCTATAATAAAGTTACTGCTCGAGCAGGCGTTTCCTTCCCCATTTTAGGTACATGGACCAAAGAGAAAATAGAGATCCTTCAAAGTGAGCTTCGAACTTTAGAGGGACGAATTTTGGCAGAGCGAACCAGAGAGATGAATCTGATTTCTCTTAGAAAGGCTTATATGGTCTTGTGGGGGGAGGGGCAGAAACGCCGTCTCTTATCTGATTTCTTGAAGAGTCGAGAAGCGACAGAGGCCCTCTTGTCGAAGAGGGTAAGAGAAGGGTTTCTTTTAGAGGCGGATCGACTGGAGTTTTTGTCTGTCTATGATGTAGCTCTTCGAGACGTGGCCGCTTCCTCTCGGATGGAAACACAGGCCCTTCAGGTTATTCGATTGGCTACAGGGCAGTCTTGGCAGGTGACCGAAGAAGTTCCATTCCCAACTCTCCCGGGGTGGGATTATAAGAAGAGGCGCCCTTTAGGAGTGGCCCATCTCACTAATGTGAGATACAACAATAGAGTTTTGGATATTTATGGTCGCATTCTCGAGATCACAAAAAAAATTGATCGGGATGGAACTGTAGAATTTGGTGCTACCGCTGGTCGAGATTTCCCTGGGACTTCCGGGGCAGGAGTTTCCATCCGACTTACAGTAGAAGAACCCTTCGCTTCTTTAAGGGCAAAAAAGGATGAGGCTAGATTAGCTGCTCAAGCAGATTTAGAGCGACATAGAGCCGAAGAGCTGAAGGAACGCCTTCGCCTTGAAGGGGAGTTGGAAGACGCCTTATCTTTGCTGGAGTACGGTTCTCGATCTGTTCAGGCCGGAATAGCAAAAGTGCAAGCTTCCACAGAGGCCGTAAGAGTGCATCACCTCCGCTATGATCGTATTGGTGGAGATGCTTTTGAGAAACTTGAAGAGAGTCGCTATGCCCATCTCCGTGCTGCTCTGGAATTAGTGGATGCCCAAATACTGGTTCTTCAGGCTGCTTCTGAGCTGGTTCGTTTTTTCCCTGAAGGAGAGGTCCAGAGAGGATGTCCTTTATCTATGCTAGGCCTTGATAAGCCTCTTGCGAGTTTGCCGAAGTCGCCAGTCGCAATGATTTCCTCTCCAGAGCAAGATGTTCAGACATCTACAATTCTGACACCATCAAGGAAGAATACTTCAGTTTATGTGTGGAATGCGGCTCCCTTCCTCAAGAGCGAGACGAGGCATAGAGAACTGAAAAAACTTCAACAAGCGGGATTCTGTCGAATATTGCTCTCTTTTGATGGACAGGAGATCCGCTCTTTTAGCACGAATAATTCCCGGTTATCTCTCATGGCCTTTTTAGAACAGGCAACGTACATGGGAATTCAAGTTGATCTTTTGCTTGGCGATCCTACCTGGATTTTGCCAGAGCATCGAATGGAGCTTGTTCAACTAATCCGTTTCTTTGCCCCCTTCCCTTTTAAGGGGGTTCACGTAGATTTAGAGCCAGATTCTCTTCCTGGTGCTGCGTCTAAGAGGTCTGAGCTTGCTCTGGAATTGCTCCAAACGTTGAAGGTTGTTCGAGATAATACAGATCTTCCTCTATCTCTTTCTGTCCATCCTCGTTATTTGGAGGGGGAGTTAGGAGAAATTATGGGGCGAGGGTTAGTGGCGTTGTCTATGGAGGACGTAGCAGTGATGTTTTATTCCACCAACGTGGATATGGTGACAGATCGATTTGGAGCCCTTCTTAAAAAATACCCGGATCTTCCATTACTTTTAGCACAAAGTGTGGAGTCTATTTTATCTCCCCGCGAAAGCTATGCCACCTTAGGACGGGATATTCTATGGAGTCGAATTGCCTATTACAACGGAGTGTTCCAAGAAGAGAACTAC